In one window of Phyllopteryx taeniolatus isolate TA_2022b chromosome 23, UOR_Ptae_1.2, whole genome shotgun sequence DNA:
- the LOC133472699 gene encoding FHF complex subunit HOOK-interacting protein 1A-like isoform X2, with translation MLFLLMEEEAGQGGAMGPILEFVVLEGVMERLFLWSLRRQFTEDMKLEQLRMYQMLLTQAHQPLLHHKPLLRPLMTLLASCGGAGADTGGRVEAELVLLLNQLCVALVKDPSVLELFFHTSEDQGAANFLLFSLLIPYTHRQGPVGQQAREALLLIMSLSASEPRVAQHIAQSTYFCPVLATGLSGLYSSLPARLQVYSEDWHCLDRPDWQQVPALVHFLHSLGFCSAVTSVTHPSIRSQLLSYIHNGFLVPVLAPALHKLTVEEVMTTTAYLDLFLRTISEPALLQTFLSFTLLHTHDNVHILDTLVSRINTPFQLGTVSLALFRTLIGLFCEDVMLQLVFRFLIACSHLSRKQRSSLTHKAWCSSSAASFLRLLPSWCPVHLPNAYGASERIRWPKGADVSVADSVGYWRGSDFLMEVNYLHYLSDARRAIAASNRACQRWSAPYDGHKPPPAQDRSGTADDTNGDDRERRLKSNSPGASSSVDVVSKSHQAGRAGSALELEWDDLFADEDPSSLVGSSVAPLPSLPPRHIQEMRRNAIKLVHGAYVEEGEFEDDVLVYDLVAQKDAEAAILERMTAANRRAHGGAVPSATSGRTVHETVNCIMSSRRMSEDGGKEERRSEDYRSQSRETCEDPNDGITDVCIADCALDAQNHIPFNGHPMLTNADSTCQLPNVLNNKVQRNNGDFLSQYYELMRSLGAEPECENILDDVSNFRRRIQKLKQRLVEEDCGEREEWEEETMEEEKEEDGERHSVPFTGPFISVLLSRLENLLDNSIAVNLLVTGILAQLASYPQPLLRAFLLGTQTHWQAGVCTLHQVLVSLHGQIESYIRARPEYPALVTQAWRFLLAKDQDSKIRESLQSRCSEDPDRPLPNGSVRNSLAAPHLGHLPACPAIPPQDKSRVFAIVLYAEFLKELAGIALEHSIAADWTTEE, from the exons ATGCTGTTCCTGCTcatggaggaggaggcgggTCAAG GAGGAGCGATGGGTCCCATTTTGGAGTTTGTGGTTCTGGAGGGTGTGATGGAGCGCCTATTCCTGTGGAGCTTGAGGAGACAGTTCACCGAGGACATGAAACTGGAGCAGCTCAGGATGTACCAGATGCTCCTGACCCAGGCCCACCAGCCGCTCCTGCACCACAAGCCCCTGCTGCGGCCGCTCATGACGCTGCTAGCCTCCTGCGGCGGCGCCGGCGCAG ACACCGGCGGTCGCGTGGAAGCGGAGCTCGTCCTCCTGTTGAACCAGCTGTGCGTGGCTCTGGTGAAGGACCCCTCGGTGCTGGAACTGTTCTTCCACACCAGCGAGGACCAGGGCGCTGCCAACTTCCTGCTCTTCTCCCTGCTCATCCCATACACGCACAG ACAAGGTCCGGTAGGTCAGCAGGCCCGAGAAGCTCTTCTGCTCATCATGTCGCTTTCGGCCTCCGAGCCTCGAGTGGCCCAGCACATTGCGCAGAGCACGTACTTCTGCCCA GTTCTGGCCACGGGTCTTTCTGGCCTCTACTCGTCTCTGCCAGCCAGGTTGCAGGTCTACAGCGAAGACTGGCACTGTTTGGACCGGCCAGACTGGCAACAG GTTCCTGCTCTTGTCCACTTTTTGCACTCGCTTGGCTTCTGCAGCGCCGTCACCAGC GTGACTCATCCTTCCATCCGCTCCCAGCTGCTGAGCTACATCCACAATGGCTTCTTGGTGCCCGTGTTGGCTCCTGCCCTGCATAAG CTGACTGTGGAGGAGGTCATGACGACCACAGCCTACCTGGACCTGTTCCTGCGCACCATCTCTGAGCCTGCGCTCCTACAGACCTTCCTGTCCTTCACCCTGCTGCACACCCACGACAATGTGCACATCCTGGACACTCTGGTCAGCAGAATCAACACACCCTTCCAG CTGGGCACGGTGTCGCTGGCTCTGTTCAGGACACTCATCGGTCTCTTCTGCGAGGACGTCATGCTGCAGCTCGTCTTCAG GTTCTTGATTGCTTGTAGCCACCTGAGCAGGAAGCAGCGGTCCTCCTTAACGCACAAGGCCTGGTGCTCCTCAAGCGCCGCCTCCTTCCTGCGCCTCCTGCCCTCCTGGTGCCCCGTCCACCTGCCGAACGCATACGGAGCCTCGGAGCGCATCCGCTGGCCCAAAGGAGCAG ATGTGTCGGTGGCTGACAGCGTTGGTTACTGGCGAGGCTCAGACTTCCTGATGGAAGTCAACTACCTCCATTACCTCTCGGACGCCCGACGGGCCATCGCCGCCTCCAACAG GGCATGTCAGCGGTGGTCGGCACCTTACGACGGCCACAAGCCGCCACCTGCCCAAGACCGTtccggcacggcggacgacacCAATGGGGACGACAGAGAACGGCGACTAAAGAGCAACTCCCCTGGCGCCTCTTCCTCTGTGGACGTCGTCTCCAAGAGTCACCAGGCAGGAAGAGCCGGCTCTGCTCTGGAGCTGGAGTGGGATGACCTTTTTGCAGATGAGGATCCGTCATCGTTGGTCGGCAGCTCTGTCGCACCTTTGCCATCCTTACCCCCTCGCCACATCCAGGAGATGCGACGCAACGCCATCAAGCTGGTGCATGGCGCCTACGTGGAGGAGGGTGAATTTGAGGATGACGTTCTGGTCTACGATCTGGTCGCGCAAAAAGACGCCGAGGCTGCTATTTTGGAAAGAATGACTGCTGCAAATCGACGAGCGCATGGAGGCGCCGTCCCCTCTGCGACATCAGGAAGGACGGTACATGAAACCGTTAACTGCATCATGTCGTCACGGAGGATGAGCGAGGATGGAGGAAAGGAGGAAAGAAGGAGTGAGGATTACAGAAGCCAGTCGAGGGAGACATGTGAGGACCCCAACGACGGCATTACTGACGTTTGTATTGCAGACTGCGCACTGGACGCTCAAAATCACATTCCATTCAATGGGCATCCAATGTTGACAAACGCAGACTCCACGTGTCAGCTGCCAAATGTGCTCAACAACAAAGTCCAGCGTAACAATGGCGACTTCCTGTCCCAGTACTATGAGCTAATGCGCTCTTTAGGGGCCGAGCCGGAGTGTGAAAACATCCTGGACGACGTCTCCAACTTTAGGAGGCGCATTCAAAAGCTGAAGCAGAGACTGGTAGAGGAGGAttgtggagagagagaggaatggGAAGAGGAGAcgatggaggaggagaaggaagaagaTGGGGAACGGCACAGTGTTCCATTTACAG GGCCCTTTATCAGTGTTCTGCTGTCCCGGCTGGAGAACCTTCTGGACAACTCCATCGCTGTCAACCTGCTAGTGACCGGCATCCTGGCTCAGCTGGCGTCGTACCCGCAACCTTTGCTGAGAGCGTTCCTGCtcggcacacaaacacattggcAGGCTGGTGTGTGTACACTGCACCAG GTGCTGGTGTCACTTCACGGCCAAATCGAGAGCTACATCCGAGCCCGACCGGAGTACCCCGCCTTGGTCACACAGGCGTGGAGGTTCTTGTTGGCAAAAGACCAGGACAGCAAGATCAGAG AAAGCCTTCAGTCTCGGTGCAGCGAAGATCCGGACCGCCCTCTTCCCAACGGCTCCGTGAGGAACTCTCTTGCAGCACCCCACCTCGGCCACCTGCCGGCCTGTCCCGCCATCCCGCCCCAAGATAAGAGCAGAGTGTTCGCCATTGTCCTATACGCAGAATTCCTGAAGGAGCTGGCCGGCATCGCCTTGGAGCATAGCATCGCTGCAGACTGGACCACAGAGGAGTAG
- the LOC133472699 gene encoding FHF complex subunit HOOK-interacting protein 1A-like isoform X1 encodes MPVPPPEHAAAVRPQVRMMASAVAGGDRGKSLTLRGVDPETCMIVFKNHWAQVVKILEKHEPGRGGASALSFLSSHAGSGGARPGSIPPDEASAVQNYVEHMLFLLMEEEAGQGGAMGPILEFVVLEGVMERLFLWSLRRQFTEDMKLEQLRMYQMLLTQAHQPLLHHKPLLRPLMTLLASCGGAGADTGGRVEAELVLLLNQLCVALVKDPSVLELFFHTSEDQGAANFLLFSLLIPYTHRQGPVGQQAREALLLIMSLSASEPRVAQHIAQSTYFCPVLATGLSGLYSSLPARLQVYSEDWHCLDRPDWQQVPALVHFLHSLGFCSAVTSVTHPSIRSQLLSYIHNGFLVPVLAPALHKLTVEEVMTTTAYLDLFLRTISEPALLQTFLSFTLLHTHDNVHILDTLVSRINTPFQLGTVSLALFRTLIGLFCEDVMLQLVFRFLIACSHLSRKQRSSLTHKAWCSSSAASFLRLLPSWCPVHLPNAYGASERIRWPKGADVSVADSVGYWRGSDFLMEVNYLHYLSDARRAIAASNRACQRWSAPYDGHKPPPAQDRSGTADDTNGDDRERRLKSNSPGASSSVDVVSKSHQAGRAGSALELEWDDLFADEDPSSLVGSSVAPLPSLPPRHIQEMRRNAIKLVHGAYVEEGEFEDDVLVYDLVAQKDAEAAILERMTAANRRAHGGAVPSATSGRTVHETVNCIMSSRRMSEDGGKEERRSEDYRSQSRETCEDPNDGITDVCIADCALDAQNHIPFNGHPMLTNADSTCQLPNVLNNKVQRNNGDFLSQYYELMRSLGAEPECENILDDVSNFRRRIQKLKQRLVEEDCGEREEWEEETMEEEKEEDGERHSVPFTGPFISVLLSRLENLLDNSIAVNLLVTGILAQLASYPQPLLRAFLLGTQTHWQAGVCTLHQVLVSLHGQIESYIRARPEYPALVTQAWRFLLAKDQDSKIRESLQSRCSEDPDRPLPNGSVRNSLAAPHLGHLPACPAIPPQDKSRVFAIVLYAEFLKELAGIALEHSIAADWTTEE; translated from the exons ATGCCCGTGCCGCCCCCGGAACATGCCGCAGCTGTCCGACCACAAGTCAGGATGATGGCCTCAGCCGTGGCCGGCGGCGATCGTGGGAAGTCGCTGACGCTGCGAGGAGTGGACCCCGAGACGTGCATGATCGTGTTTAAGAATCACTGGGCGCAG GTGGTGAAGATCCTGGAGAAACATGAGCCGGGTCGCGGCGGCGCCAGTGCGCTGAGTTTCCTCTCCAGCCACGCCGGCAGCGGCGGCGCCCGCCCCGGGTCCATCCCGCCCGACGAGGCCAGCGCCGTCCAGAACTACGTGGAACACATGCTGTTCCTGCTcatggaggaggaggcgggTCAAG GAGGAGCGATGGGTCCCATTTTGGAGTTTGTGGTTCTGGAGGGTGTGATGGAGCGCCTATTCCTGTGGAGCTTGAGGAGACAGTTCACCGAGGACATGAAACTGGAGCAGCTCAGGATGTACCAGATGCTCCTGACCCAGGCCCACCAGCCGCTCCTGCACCACAAGCCCCTGCTGCGGCCGCTCATGACGCTGCTAGCCTCCTGCGGCGGCGCCGGCGCAG ACACCGGCGGTCGCGTGGAAGCGGAGCTCGTCCTCCTGTTGAACCAGCTGTGCGTGGCTCTGGTGAAGGACCCCTCGGTGCTGGAACTGTTCTTCCACACCAGCGAGGACCAGGGCGCTGCCAACTTCCTGCTCTTCTCCCTGCTCATCCCATACACGCACAG ACAAGGTCCGGTAGGTCAGCAGGCCCGAGAAGCTCTTCTGCTCATCATGTCGCTTTCGGCCTCCGAGCCTCGAGTGGCCCAGCACATTGCGCAGAGCACGTACTTCTGCCCA GTTCTGGCCACGGGTCTTTCTGGCCTCTACTCGTCTCTGCCAGCCAGGTTGCAGGTCTACAGCGAAGACTGGCACTGTTTGGACCGGCCAGACTGGCAACAG GTTCCTGCTCTTGTCCACTTTTTGCACTCGCTTGGCTTCTGCAGCGCCGTCACCAGC GTGACTCATCCTTCCATCCGCTCCCAGCTGCTGAGCTACATCCACAATGGCTTCTTGGTGCCCGTGTTGGCTCCTGCCCTGCATAAG CTGACTGTGGAGGAGGTCATGACGACCACAGCCTACCTGGACCTGTTCCTGCGCACCATCTCTGAGCCTGCGCTCCTACAGACCTTCCTGTCCTTCACCCTGCTGCACACCCACGACAATGTGCACATCCTGGACACTCTGGTCAGCAGAATCAACACACCCTTCCAG CTGGGCACGGTGTCGCTGGCTCTGTTCAGGACACTCATCGGTCTCTTCTGCGAGGACGTCATGCTGCAGCTCGTCTTCAG GTTCTTGATTGCTTGTAGCCACCTGAGCAGGAAGCAGCGGTCCTCCTTAACGCACAAGGCCTGGTGCTCCTCAAGCGCCGCCTCCTTCCTGCGCCTCCTGCCCTCCTGGTGCCCCGTCCACCTGCCGAACGCATACGGAGCCTCGGAGCGCATCCGCTGGCCCAAAGGAGCAG ATGTGTCGGTGGCTGACAGCGTTGGTTACTGGCGAGGCTCAGACTTCCTGATGGAAGTCAACTACCTCCATTACCTCTCGGACGCCCGACGGGCCATCGCCGCCTCCAACAG GGCATGTCAGCGGTGGTCGGCACCTTACGACGGCCACAAGCCGCCACCTGCCCAAGACCGTtccggcacggcggacgacacCAATGGGGACGACAGAGAACGGCGACTAAAGAGCAACTCCCCTGGCGCCTCTTCCTCTGTGGACGTCGTCTCCAAGAGTCACCAGGCAGGAAGAGCCGGCTCTGCTCTGGAGCTGGAGTGGGATGACCTTTTTGCAGATGAGGATCCGTCATCGTTGGTCGGCAGCTCTGTCGCACCTTTGCCATCCTTACCCCCTCGCCACATCCAGGAGATGCGACGCAACGCCATCAAGCTGGTGCATGGCGCCTACGTGGAGGAGGGTGAATTTGAGGATGACGTTCTGGTCTACGATCTGGTCGCGCAAAAAGACGCCGAGGCTGCTATTTTGGAAAGAATGACTGCTGCAAATCGACGAGCGCATGGAGGCGCCGTCCCCTCTGCGACATCAGGAAGGACGGTACATGAAACCGTTAACTGCATCATGTCGTCACGGAGGATGAGCGAGGATGGAGGAAAGGAGGAAAGAAGGAGTGAGGATTACAGAAGCCAGTCGAGGGAGACATGTGAGGACCCCAACGACGGCATTACTGACGTTTGTATTGCAGACTGCGCACTGGACGCTCAAAATCACATTCCATTCAATGGGCATCCAATGTTGACAAACGCAGACTCCACGTGTCAGCTGCCAAATGTGCTCAACAACAAAGTCCAGCGTAACAATGGCGACTTCCTGTCCCAGTACTATGAGCTAATGCGCTCTTTAGGGGCCGAGCCGGAGTGTGAAAACATCCTGGACGACGTCTCCAACTTTAGGAGGCGCATTCAAAAGCTGAAGCAGAGACTGGTAGAGGAGGAttgtggagagagagaggaatggGAAGAGGAGAcgatggaggaggagaaggaagaagaTGGGGAACGGCACAGTGTTCCATTTACAG GGCCCTTTATCAGTGTTCTGCTGTCCCGGCTGGAGAACCTTCTGGACAACTCCATCGCTGTCAACCTGCTAGTGACCGGCATCCTGGCTCAGCTGGCGTCGTACCCGCAACCTTTGCTGAGAGCGTTCCTGCtcggcacacaaacacattggcAGGCTGGTGTGTGTACACTGCACCAG GTGCTGGTGTCACTTCACGGCCAAATCGAGAGCTACATCCGAGCCCGACCGGAGTACCCCGCCTTGGTCACACAGGCGTGGAGGTTCTTGTTGGCAAAAGACCAGGACAGCAAGATCAGAG AAAGCCTTCAGTCTCGGTGCAGCGAAGATCCGGACCGCCCTCTTCCCAACGGCTCCGTGAGGAACTCTCTTGCAGCACCCCACCTCGGCCACCTGCCGGCCTGTCCCGCCATCCCGCCCCAAGATAAGAGCAGAGTGTTCGCCATTGTCCTATACGCAGAATTCCTGAAGGAGCTGGCCGGCATCGCCTTGGAGCATAGCATCGCTGCAGACTGGACCACAGAGGAGTAG
- the LOC133472740 gene encoding uncharacterized protein LOC133472740 translates to MSPRFFFLVLAAASVCRGQNQTATSRNRTSDALSTLGTPPMDTSTPTALYHHNRTSPNQPGVPSTATAQTAGTEGPTTTVSHELHDPSERKPTTPAEEDLVSTTAPSVTTAAAPVGGHDSWGYILLVLLLLVIIILLVILYLLRKASRTYSFDLQRPAPGNHGGGPAGDFEAFSLDNQGQATPCDRSTSPAANGTAPQSEEHAPQEAAHVNHSKASDIGDSYPAILDDSLEKSDPSDAAQEERDKADSSPPGSSGLLAEKDLNEPLRLKPLFASPGTSSSSSSASYLD, encoded by the exons ATGAGCCCTCGATTCTTCTTCCTCG TTTTAGCGGCAGCTTCTGTATGCCGAGGACAAAACCAAACCGCAACATCGAGGAACCGCACGTCAG ATGCTCTCTCTACGTTGGGGACCCCCCCCATGGACACCTCAACCCCAACGGCGCTGTACCATCACAACCGGACGTCCCCAAATCAACCCGGTGTGCCGTCAACTGCAACG GCACAAACAGCCGGGACCGAAGGACCAACCACAACAGTGAGCCACGAACTCCATGATCCCAGTGAGCGGAAGCCCACAACGCCAGCGGAGGAGGACCTGGTTTCCACAACAGCTCCGAGTGTCACAACAGCGGCGG CACCCGTGGGCGGCCATGATTCCTGGG GTTACATCCTCCTGGTGCTGCTGCTCCTGGTGATCATCATCCTTCTCGTCATCCTCTACCTGCTGAGGAAGGCGTCCCGG ACGTACTCGTTTGACCTCCAACGTCCGGCTCCTGGCAATCACGGGGGGGGGCCTGCAGGCGACTTTGAGGCCTTCTCCCTGGATAACCAAG GCCAAGCGACTCCCTGTGACCGTTCCACATCTCCAGCGGCCAACGGCACGGCTCCACAATCAGAGGAGCACG CACCGCAAGAGGCGGCGCACGTAAACCACTCGAAGGCTTCCGACATCGGAGACTCCTACCCGGCGATCCTCGACGACTCGCTCGAGAAGTCTGATCCATCGGACGCCGCTCAGGAGGAGCGTGACAAAGCTGACAGCAGCCCAC CTGGTTCCAGCGGCTTGTTAGCTGAAAAGGACCTGAATGAGCCATTGCGGTTGAAACCGCTCTTCGCTTCCCCAGGAacttcctcgtcctcctcttctGCTTCCTATTTGGACTGA